The genome window TCACCCTATGGAAAATTTGCTTGAGTTGTAATGCATTAGTTTTTTTCAAAACCTAAACTTCTACGGGGTTTTGTGTAACGAATAATCCTTGGTGCGGGGGAATTTTCTGCTCATTCCCCCTATGAATAATCTTAACTTTCTAGAATTTGTTCTAGTGCAATGGAAACTCCTCCAATGGGatctttcaaataaatttatgatgGATCATCTTTCAGGAATCCGGGTAAAGCAGGTGCGCGCATTATTCGTGATCACTAGGGCGATGGGTGATTGGTTCTTTCTGTCACATCCTTAATCCAACTAGTGTAGAAGAGGAACTTTGGGCATTGAGAGATGGACAGGCATTAGTCCCCGTACCTTTTTGAAAATTGGTCGATTTTAGTcccaatatttttaaaattttaaatttttagtctTGATCCAAGCAGTATCAGTTAAATCCATCTGATTAAATTCAATTGCTAGTCCTATACTATGCTTACAATTggacatttttgaaattttaaatttttagtctTGATCCAAGCAGTATCAGTTAAATCCATCTGATTAAATTCAATTGCTAGTCCTATACTATGCTTACAATTGGACATTTAGTTCATATTCTTCAATTGGATCATTTTAAATCTctatacttttgaattttaaaatttcaatcttcaCACGAATAATAATAGTTAACCTATTAACATGATTCTTAGTGAGTAATATCTAGAAATAATAAGCTAAAATGATATTGAACATATGATAATTTGTTTGTCccattaatatttgaaaataatacaacttaatgaatttaatagataTCGTTTGGtgagaattgaaattttaaaattttgagaaatacaTATACtagaaatgatcaaattaatatacaaagactaaattcgTAACTTTTGTACAGTATAaagactaatagcaaaatttatccaaaatttttttgCTCGAACTTTTCATATCTTTGATTCAAGGTTTGATTGTAAGTTTTCATATATTCGTTTCAGGATTTGATTGTCACTCAAGTTTGAAGAACAATCTTCCAAAATTTACACTGAAATTGTTACCACTtgtattcaattattaaataaccAAACCCAACACACCATCGCCGCAGGCATTTAAGATAAGTAGCAGGGGTTATTGCATTAGATAATAAAACTGAAATTAACCCAAATAAAAGCAAACATTTCCCAGTAGAAGTTTTAATTATGAGGTAACATACAAATATTCATATCCCTCCCAACATATAAACGAGAACTCTACCACCCTTTATTCGAATAATACCCAAAGCCCAACTCAGGTATGCGATTGCGCTTTACCATCCTCCTCTTTGAGAACCACCAGAGGAATGTGCATTTAATCTATCAAGCACAGCATTGAAATCCGGAGGCTGCCCGCTCTCTTCCATCCTCTGAATCACACTGGCAACATGATCACCTCTGAAACCCATGCTCACCAACTTTTCAATCAGCTCACTGTAGGGATGATTGCGAACAAACTGCGGATGGTTGGTGTTCCTAACCATAACATTAGGGCCAGCACCTGGTTGAGTCTGAAGAGAGACATTTGCTGCTGGGGGATACCCACCCTGTGAGAAGTTAGGCTGCTGGGACGGGTGATGTGTTCTACCCCCTTCACTATCATATACCATGTATGCACTTCCTGGAGGAAAGGTGGGATTGGAGCCAGGTCCTGTGTACCTATCAGTCGGTTGTGCTCCAAAAGTGCCTTTGATTTGTTGAGGAGGTTGTTGGGGAGCTGTTCTGCCAGGTACTCCGTACCCATAAGTAATGGTATCAGCACGGCTAGACACGGGTTGAGGAAGTCCAGAATATGAGACCTGCATGGCCATGCTGTTTGGCAACGCCTCTGGTTGAGATTGATTTGTTGATTGAGTTGGAGGGTAGGGAGAGTAAGCTGGTGTTGATGGGGCCCTCATCTGTGGTTGCATAGAGGACTGCTGCTGCGGTTGCACTTGCTGTGATAATTGTTGAGGCCATTGCTGCTGATACTGAGGGAATGATTGGACCTGATTACCTTGGGCTTGTGTAGGCTGTGTTGGCATCCTAGAGATGTCTTGTATCTGAGGCGGTCGGTACTGAGGATCAGAAGTCAAATATTGACTCGGGGGGTGCTGATTTTGTGCTGGGGCAGGGggagggttagggttaggggcGGGGGCTGGAGAAGGAGCTGCAGCTGGAGCTTGAGGGTTGGATAATTGATTTGAAGGCATGTAGTAGGATTGTTGGGTCAAATTTTGAGGTGGGGCTTGAGAGTGTGGCGCCACGGGCTGTTGTTGTGATGCTACTTGATGAGGTAGGGAAAGAGCTAATTGTTGGTTTTGCATCTCAGATGTGAGGTCAGTCTTTTTAGGATCAGAGGCAGGTGGTGATACTCTCTCCTCAGTAGATTGTGAATGGCTGGAAGAAGACTCCTTCTGTGCAAGTTGTAGCTTAGCCAACTCCTTCTGAGTCTCCGCAAGCTCCTGCTTATCTCTTAGGATCTGCACAGACCTGTGGACCTACAATGTGCATTGATACTCGAGAAGTAAATAGCTTGAGTGAAATGGAACTCAACACATGCATGATATCGTACTATGAGTATCTTCTCTCCATGCACATCTATGTAGAATGAACCTAACCAGAGCCTAAATTAATCATTGTCCCGAAAAACATTTTTATGAAGAATAATTTAATGTCAACAATTCAAGAAactgaaatttataaattataataatagctgGGACTCAATATAAAATACAGTTCTTTTTCCAATCATATTATCAAACTTCTCCTTTATGCCAGCTCCAATTTAGACGATAGATCGGTACCTTTGTAAGCAAAGACAAACACATGTTtgctttaaagaaaaataaggatCATATAAGCATCTCACTGCTACAAAGGGAGAGAAAGCAGACCCGATTGATTATCAGGATTGAGTGTATAGATGAGGTGCATCTTATAGCCAATTAATAGATTAAGCCACCTTATCTAAAAATATAGGATGTTCTAGGGGAACTCACCTCTTGTAGAtgtttctcaatagatttaagCTTTGAATCTGCATCTCCATTCCCATGAACTAAATCAGCTCGCATATCTCCAATTGATCTATCAAGATTGTAGCAATATAGCTCCAACTGTGATAATCGAGAACTTATTCCTTCAAGAAAGCGCATGAGATTATCTGTGTATCTTTTCATGGTTTTTTCAACAGTAGCAGCCACATCTGAGGAGAAAGAGTCTTCCGGCTGACTGTATCCACTAGGTGGAAACATTGAACGTGCCACTCTTCCTTTGTGAAACTCCTGCAGAGTTGGTACCACAACAAGATTAATTATTTACTCTTAAGCAAAAGGGCCACTATGCCACTAGCTCAGAAACACAATGGGCAGAATGGAAAAAGGAAAGTGTGGATGATTTTTCCCCATAATAGATTGAAATGCAATGCAACCCTAAAGACAACATGTCTCGATTCTTCTATAATATCACAAAGGAATTCATCATAGGCTCAATCCAATATCATGCGAGGATTGAATAAACTGAATAACATGAAGTATGACAACTTTCCAGGCCTAAATTACAGATTGTGGAACTTTGATGGAACTGCATGTTACCTGTTCTTGGTCACGCTTTACAtataaaacaacaaagaaaaaggcTTAGGATCAAGAATTGAATGCTCTAATAAATACACACACACTAATATGAGTaaacaaaaacctaaaaaatagtGGACCTTGACCTCCCTCTCCAACGACAGATATCAAACCACATATCTGTAGCTGATTATTCAATAACCCTAGCGTGTTCTTAAGATGTGAGGACTTATTTCATCGAAAGATGAAAGATAACTCGATATTGGATCAAAATATGTTCTACCAAACCAAAAGTTGTGACATAACTTGCAATATGATCTACCAACGATAACTTGCAATGGACTTCAGCCAACAGAATGATTGTACTTTATGCAACTGTGAAGCAGTTtcttcattttataaaaatgaagtATGCATTCAAATATCATGTAAAAGTTTTGTATCTAGGAGAAAAATAACctgataaaattattaactagATAATTAACTTCATCTCATATTAATCTCAGCTCCTTATGTCACCATGAGATTCGTAATCAAAGCGAGAAAAttctcaaatatatattttaggtttCTAAAAACAAACGAAAAGCCCAACAATcattccaaaaaataaaaataaaaaagcaataaaaggggaaaaaagaaCCTAGAATGTCGAAATTCATTAcaaatatttacaattaaaaaaaaaaagagcaagaaaagttctaatctttactaatttaaggTCAAACAGTCTATCAAGTTGACAGAATTAAAGGGAAAAGAAATCCAAAATTCATCACAAAACAATGCTCGATTAAACCCAAATCATATGAAATTTTCTACCcccaacaacaacaaaagaaaacccTAGAAATAAAATTGCAGTTATACCTTATTGGAGCTGTTGGGTTCGGTGTGGTTGCCATTAGACGATTCCTGATTGCCGTAATCCTCATAGGAGCAAAGAATATCATCGGACCCAAAATCGAACCCTTTGGAATTACCCGTGTTTCCCCGACCCGATGATCCAGATGCCATTTCCTCCAGAAACACAGATCCGAACGGTAAAATTACTTTTCTCTCTCTATTTCTATTCCTATTTCTATTTCTGGAAGagataacaattttttttaaaaaaataaatggaaggTTTTATGAGCTTGTCTGCAAGGCAGGAATTTTCTTtcgaaagtttttttttttttttttaatttataggtaaacagagagaaagtggagaaaCGTTTTTTGTTTGTTGCAATTAGATAAGGATGAATGATGATCCTTTCCCtgactttctttttcttatttatttcacatttagtCCTCTATTTTGTTCCTATTCTcattttttacattaatttttgtattattcaTAAATgtcactttattttaatttatttttgtttctgttttcatttaaaatgatttattaattttcttccCATCCCTCCAATCATACACAAGATGATTTAGTGAGTTAATTTTGACCTTCACTTTATCTTACAAATTATTGATATTCTTTTACAATGTCTAAACTCTAACGTGATCATAGAAATGCAACACCTATAATAATGCCTCTCCATCGACCCCTGGGTGCACCAATACATTTGgtgttttctttttaacattataaaaaatattaaattttatttttgatctatggtttaatttttatatttttataattttattaactaatttaaataattaatataattatttttattaaaatattacgtagttagaaataatttaaatagtttagaGTTTAGAGATTTGATACATGGTTTTTAGTTCTTTTAGGCTTGTCTTGCTTTTTTTGCATTATAAGATAATAACTAAATTTCAGTTTTGGTCCTTACAATTTACTAAAACTTgatatttaatctatatactttaatttctaatataatttatatacttttatgaTATCATTTTtagtctaaataattaatattttaattatttcaattaaaatatcaatatcaatttttCTCAATAGTATTattctaacaaaaaaattatgttatcatgatgattttttaataaaaaacccaTATCAACatttttagtgttattttttcactactaaattaaaaaaattaattttaaaatgtcaatagaagaattttaatagAGGTAAcaattagacttgaatttttaaatttaaagtaaaatgtgAACAAATCATGTGTTGTTTGTCAAAAGGAAATCagaatatttgaattttatattaaaaaatctctcacaaataatttatcattttcataacGAAGTGTATGATGAACTTTACTTTGTCAAAagtaaatttaacataaatacaaaaacttgtattagttttaataaaattatttttcttaatattcaaaattttatagtaaaaaacattattctaatttcagaaataaataaattaaatcattttgaaATTGCAATTTAATATTGTtcgattttaataaaatatttttaccagTTAAATCTTAGTTCAATTGGTATCGTTGTAATGGTTTGTGCATggttaaaaattagaaaaattgtgATAAGTAGaagtaattattgtttttctaataataaaataaaatatcattttaataatatacaaaatttctCAAGTCAATCAAGAAATTCACAGCCCCTGTTTATTCTCTTACCAAGGTCCtccaaatattaataataacaataaaaaaagcactaaaaattttgaaagtctCAAGTTGTatgtaataaaactttcacataGCTGTGCCCAGAAATGCGAAATATTTAATATCAACAAATTAGTTTATACCCACTTTGTATAAAAAAAGGGGTTAAAATAGGATCCAAACCcttatttttgtttgtatttagaatttagtcactctattttatttctataaatttagTCCCTCTGCTATTTGAATCTGAAAATTTAGATCCAATTgtgattttgaaataaataaataaaaatctgtTGCAACCGTGTAACAATAAAATGATGtgataatatgaaaaatatttaacaattgaatttacatttttaaatctgaaaaataaatttctgaaaataaaaaaaatataaaaagtgaaCTAATCTaggttaaaacttaaaaaggaTTTCAGTTCTATGTTTGGAGTGCCCAAATTGTGTTAAAGGAGGTTTGGGCTTATAGGGGTGACCAAAACTTCTATTGACAATATTTAACAGGGCTTGGGTTAACAATTATccttatatttaaatacatgTTGGACTCAtcaaattataactaaaatagaACCAAACAACTACAAATataaactaaactaattaaattggAGTAAAATCCACACCTAATAACTATACATTATGGAACTCGGAAATCCACCTTGATGCATAAACTAGTGTTGAGTTGAATGGACTGTCGTAgccaaattaaaactaaacaaaTGATTGACAGAAGAATCTTGTAAGCACCCAAACAATGTATATTTGCTAACTATGTTACTTATATTTGGGTGAATCTTGCATGGCCTGGATCCTTCTTTCTCTTCCTCTTCTGTCTTCTGTTCTTTTTTCAATGTTGATTCTCTAGTTAGGGTTTGGAGGTGAAAAATCGGTGGTGTTTTTATAAGAACAGCACATCACTGTTTTTTTGGTATTAAAAGTTCAAGCAACAGAGCCAGACAAGGCCAAGATcggtttcttcttcttttctcttgcctttcttttctttttttatttggcTTTGGATGAATCAGATTTACTACAAGGCAATGATGTCAAAGCACTAATTTCTTGTTCTGTTGAGGTATGGGAGCATGGAGATCAAAGCAGTGATAGAGAGATGGAAAAATGATCTGCGAATAGAAAGGAaggcaaaataatttttaaccttttttttttttgaacccTAGAAAAATGAATGGGAAAATTTTTCACCAGTCAATCTCCAGGGATGAGTATTCAATCGAGTTAAGTCTAATTGAgtcaaaatttttgagttagttTAGTTGACGAATGTTATTTTAACAAccgaattcaatttaattttttttcaaatagaaTTGAGTTAAGTCGAGTCGAGTtaacgaatcctattatttatactcaatgttgcgtttacatggaccgattatttaactagtagacgaagtacaagattatttaactacataaataacataatggttttacattttaactttatgagtaaacatttattaaaatgacataattttgccttttaacttcatgattttgacttttaactttagcaaggtaaacatttatcaaaacgatgtagttttgttttttcttatttggattttcggataactcgaattgtgtaattcatattcgagttacaccgaaaaatttaactttttattcaagttgatccgaataacttgattaactcgaactatttaattcaaaatttgaattttttatcaagttttcgaattgaatcaaattttgttCACCCATACTGTCCTTGATCAATTCCATCTTTTCCATAAATAGCAATTAGAGGTGTGCATGGGCCGAGCCGGGCCGggtttaactaaaaatttagacCCGTTTGCTAGGCCCGAGCCCAACCCAaaaaatgggtctaaaattttgcccaaacccgatccggataaaaatgttaaaac of Gossypium raimondii isolate GPD5lz chromosome 3, ASM2569854v1, whole genome shotgun sequence contains these proteins:
- the LOC105794872 gene encoding uncharacterized protein LOC105794872; this translates as MASGSSGRGNTGNSKGFDFGSDDILCSYEDYGNQESSNGNHTEPNSSNKEFHKGRVARSMFPPSGYSQPEDSFSSDVAATVEKTMKRYTDNLMRFLEGISSRLSQLELYCYNLDRSIGDMRADLVHGNGDADSKLKSIEKHLQEVHRSVQILRDKQELAETQKELAKLQLAQKESSSSHSQSTEERVSPPASDPKKTDLTSEMQNQQLALSLPHQVASQQQPVAPHSQAPPQNLTQQSYYMPSNQLSNPQAPAAAPSPAPAPNPNPPPAPAQNQHPPSQYLTSDPQYRPPQIQDISRMPTQPTQAQGNQVQSFPQYQQQWPQQLSQQVQPQQQSSMQPQMRAPSTPAYSPYPPTQSTNQSQPEALPNSMAMQVSYSGLPQPVSSRADTITYGYGVPGRTAPQQPPQQIKGTFGAQPTDRYTGPGSNPTFPPGSAYMVYDSEGGRTHHPSQQPNFSQGGYPPAANVSLQTQPGAGPNVMVRNTNHPQFVRNHPYSELIEKLVSMGFRGDHVASVIQRMEESGQPPDFNAVLDRLNAHSSGGSQRGGW